The genomic stretch tgcagccagctgagatggagccactacatcctgggtgacagagcaagaccctgtctcaaaacaaaaatgaaaacaaagaaaaaaaacctacttTGAAGCCCAATAAAATTCTGAATGTTGATGTACGAGTCTACTGAAGAgaccattttattaaaatagttccattttaatggtttttttcttGGGGTCTtataccaccccccaaaaaatacaGTCAATTATCATTATCTACAGTAGTAATGTTCTATAAAGTCTCTGTGAACACTGAATTAATAAATTCAGTGGAATATAGAATCCCAAGAGGCATACAGGATTGGGTTTCtgtgagcctctggtcacaacatttttGTCAGCTGAACAATATATtgccttgttttatgtgtgtttctgtttaaagacagtTTATTGGATCTTAGGCTCATGCCAACAGCACTGCAACTCAGGCCTGGATGAAGTTATCTAACTCATATATTTTCTCCGTAAGGCACATCACAGTCTTCCAGGGCTTGGGAGCACTGGGTAATACCTCATCACTATGTTTGGAGGCGATTTCAAATAGCAAAATCACCAACAAGAAGCACAAACATGCagaaaatgtgacacaaaatAGATCACAAAAATAACCCTTGTTTACAGTATTAGAGTTGAAATCAGAAGGAAGAACATTGCTTTGTTTCATCTCAGCTGGGAATACGTGCATTGAGAGGCTCGAGTTGCCCCTCTGCATTCGTCAGTGAATGACCATGAAAGTCTGGGAGTATTGATTTGAGGGACTACAATTTGGGGAGTATTGATTTGGGGGCGATTGATTATCAAGTGGGCAAATTTGCAAACACAGAATCCATGAATAATGAAGATGGattgtatttagaaaatatacCCATAGAAGAAGCTCTAAAGTGAATTAGGCGCAAGTTATGGgagatacatacatgcatatgggAGAtacttgagacagtgtctcactctgttggccagactgcactgcagtggcttgatcatggcccactgcaaccttgacctccccggctcaaatgatcctcccacttcagcctcctgagtagctggaactacaggcacacaccactgcacccagttaatttttttgtattttttgtagagatggggttttgccatgttgcccaggctggtctcaaactcctggcctcaagtgatccacctacctcagtctcccaaagtgctgggattactggcatgagccactgcacgcggcACGGGAGATATTAATGGCCCTTAGTAACCACGGGTAAATGTGAGCATTAGCAGTGGATTGAGTCTTTCTCAGTCCTGACTCCTATACCTCCTTAGCTTAGTAATCAGGACTCTACTTCTAGAAAAGTGTGCTTTCAAATGAGCCATACTAATGGACTCTTCTTTTGGGGGGTGGGTGGCGGCAGTCTGAGGCCAGGTGGATAGAGTGATTGGTCAAAGATCACAAAACTAGTTACCAAAAAAATAATCTAGCAGAACAAAATACACTGGTGTCTTGTTCTTCAAACCCATTTTACCCTCACACCTCTGGCTTTCTTACATTGCTGCGTGGTAGAGATACCAAAGTTTGTGTGCTGTCGATAGGAATGAAAACTTGATTGCTAACAATACAAAATGTATCTGTTGAGTGATATTTCTTTACTAGTTTGATCTGTACACAAACCCcatttttgatatttaatatatctCTGTGGCAGGTAAACTACAAAGATTAGTTTGCCTAAAATCACCACTAACAGTTGGATTATTTTGACCCTTAGAGCAACCCTTTCAACCTCTATCTCTGCCCTCACAACTCATATCAAAACAAGAAACTTTGCTTGAGATTAATTTCCTTCCTGATATATTGGTAGGTCTgtgtaggaaaaaataatttgacgTTTTCTCTTAACACAGTACTGTGATTACACTCCCTCAAGAACAAACAGACTAGCACTTTCTGTCTATTGGTGGATAAAATTATGCCTAATAACACACTTACGACTTGATAAAGTCTGTCTTACTTGAAGCTCATTTTGACTTTGCAGAAATTGGAAGTAAAATGATGACCtatatacattgatttttttaatagacacaactattttatatcttattataaGCAATCAATAGGACTTGTGGTGAGCTGGCTGATCTTTGCATTATCCAGACAGAGAAACAATATTCAGTATATTTCTGTACTTCTCAGCTATTACTTTAGCAGTACAAAGCATTCGTTAACACATTGAATTACATCATAGAATTCAACCAGGGAACACTTAATATCCCTTTCAAATTTTAGGAATTCACAGTGGCCATCCTTCTGGTTAAGAAAATCCATAGTATTTTGGAACTGGAAGAGACTTTATGGATTTGTGGACTCTAGACTTCTTATTTTCGAGGAAGCATGTTAAAATCTGTAGAACTTAAATATCTTGCCCAAGATCAGCTATCTAATATTAAAGTACAGCAGCCAAAGCTAAAATTTATCTCTCTCCTAAAATCAGGCCTGTGCTATTTCTGTCATCATCATTGCCATGGAGGAAATAAGAAGGTTTTACTAGATGTCAAAATTTCATCATTGTTATGTGGTAAACACCAGTATATACATGTGTGggtttatgtgtgtgcatacacagtAAGAtctagttttgtctttttcagtCATACATCATTTTTctacaaaacaaagaagaatCAGAGCAATAAAAGAAATGGCCAGGGTCTTAGTTCCTGGAGGCCAGCTGATGATTTACGTTTGGGCAATGGAACAAAAGAACCGTCGCTTTGAGAAGCAAGACGTGCTTGTTCCATGGAACAGGGCCCTGTGTTCCCAGCTCTTCTCAGAGTCCAGCCAGTCTGGGAGGAAGAGGCAGTGTGGACACTCAGAAAGAAGCCATCCCTACCATCCTCCTTGCTCTGAGTGTAGCTGTTCTGTTTGTTTTAAGGAGCAGTGGGGTTCAAAACGGTCCCACAGTGTGGACTATGAACCTGCTATGGCAAGAacttgttttgcaaatatttctaaggaaggagaggaagaataTGGATTCTACAACACATTAGGAAAATCATTTCGTTCCTGGTTTTTCTCCAGATCTTTGGATGAGTCGACTCTGAGGAAGCAAATTGAAAGAGTAAGACCCTTGAAAAACACAGAAGGTTGGACCAATAGCACTGTAACAATCCAGCCTTCCAGACACTCTAGTTTAGACTTTGATCACCAAGAGCCATTTTCAACAAAAGAGCAAAACTTAGATGAGGAAGTGTTTGTGGAATCTTCTTCTCGAAAACACTTAGAGTGGCTGAGAGCACCAGGCACTCTGAAGCATTTAAATGGAGACCATCAAGGAGAAATGAGGAGAAATGGAGGGGGCAGTTTTCTGGATAGCACTAATACCAGTGCGAATTGTGTGGAGGCAGGTAACTTAGAAGATGATAATCCTTCTGCTAGTAAAATATTGAGAAGGATTTCTGCAGTTGGTTCCACAGATTCCAATGCAGATGATACAATGTCTGTCGAAGATCCACAGCCTGATCTTTTGGACTCCAGAGCCTTTATGCGCTACTACCACGTGTTTCGAGAAGGGGAGCTCTGCAGTCTGCTCAAGGAGAATGTATCAGAGCTTCGTATCCTGAGTTCTGGAAATGATCATGGTAACTGGTGTATCAttgcagagaaaaagggaagTTGTGATTGATTGGATCCTTTTAGACAACTCCTCCAAAAGACGaaccacatttttttcattaGGTTTGATATGGTTACCTGAATTTGCATTCAGTGTTATTTGTTAATACATTTATGATTTGGTCTGCAGAGACTGTGAATTAtatggttgtttttgtttttatctttgaatAAGCACAGATCCTGGCACTGAAAGCACTTGACAAAGGGTATTTGCActtaaatgttaatataaaagATCTgaagaagcaacagaaaatgcCCTTCAGTAcagctcagatttttttttaaccccgagagataaaatacatttatagtgTTTTTCAGTGCTACACATGGATTTAAAAAGATGATGCtgttaaataatcttttaaaacagtatttttataaaGTGAGGGGATAATTTCTGGTTCTCAGGTTATAATTGAGAGCAGTGTGCAAGATAATAGGTAAACTTGATCCATTGCACAAATATACATTGAACCATGTGATGACTTATCTTGCTGCCAAGGTCTTGCTTCTACTTAAAGTTTTCAGAAAACTGAGTGACAGTGGAGAGAACCAAGAAGTGTTACAAGGACTTTTCTAAATTGTAAGCTAACTTGCTTCAAAATAAGTTGACATGTGATAGTAAGGTTTTCAATGTAACCCAGGAGGTTTTTAAAGGCACTgttaggctgagcatggtggctcacgcctgtaatcccagcactttgggaggccaaggcggaaggatcacttgaacccaagagttcaagagtagcctgggcaacatagcaagaccccatctctataaaaaattagccaggtgtggtggtgcaagcctgtcaTCCacgctactcaagagactgaggcaggaggatcacgtgagtccaagagttcaaggctgcagtgagctatgattgcacc from Rhinopithecus roxellana isolate Shanxi Qingling chromosome 9, ASM756505v1, whole genome shotgun sequence encodes the following:
- the TRMT9B gene encoding probable tRNA methyltransferase 9B isoform X1 — translated: MRSNCHSLEVEAAVIHKDKRMDHEAAQLEKQHVHNVYESTAPYFSDLQSKAWPRVRQFLQEQKPGSIVADIGCGTGKYLKVNSQVHTVGCDYCGPLVEIARERGCEAMVCDNLNLPFRDEGFDAVISIGVIHHFSTKQRRIRAIKEMARVLVPGGQLMIYVWAMEQKNRRFEKQDVLVPWNRALCSQLFSESSQSGRKRQCGHSERSHPYHPPCSECSCSVCFKEQWGSKRSHSVDYEPAMARTCFANISKEGEEEYGFYNTLGKSFRSWFFSRSLDESTLRKQIERVRPLKNTEGWTNSTVTIQPSRHSSLDFDHQEPFSTKEQNLDEEVFVESSSRKHLEWLRAPGTLKHLNGDHQGEMRRNGGGSFLDSTNTSANCVEAGNLEDDNPSASKILRRISAVGSTDSNADDTMSVEDPQPDLLDSRAFMRYYHVFREGELCSLLKENVSELRILSSGNDHGNWCIIAEKKGSCD
- the TRMT9B gene encoding probable tRNA methyltransferase 9B isoform X4 produces the protein MARVLVPGGQLMIYVWAMEQKNRRFEKQDVLVPWNRALCSQLFSESSQSGRKRQCGHSERSHPYHPPCSECSCSVCFKEQWGSKRSHSVDYEPAMARTCFANISKEGEEEYGFYNTLGKSFRSWFFSRSLDESTLRKQIERVRPLKNTEGWTNSTVTIQPSRHSSLDFDHQEPFSTKEQNLDEEVFVESSSRKHLEWLRAPGTLKHLNGDHQGEMRRNGGGSFLDSTNTSANCVEAGNLEDDNPSASKILRRISAVGSTDSNADDTMSVEDPQPDLLDSRAFMRYYHVFREGELCSLLKENVSELRILSSGNDHGNWCIIAEKKGSCD
- the TRMT9B gene encoding probable tRNA methyltransferase 9B isoform X3 translates to MVCDNLNLPFRDEGFDAVISIGVIHHFSTKQRRIRAIKEMARVLVPGGQLMIYVWAMEQKNRRFEKQDVLVPWNRALCSQLFSESSQSGRKRQCGHSERSHPYHPPCSECSCSVCFKEQWGSKRSHSVDYEPAMARTCFANISKEGEEEYGFYNTLGKSFRSWFFSRSLDESTLRKQIERVRPLKNTEGWTNSTVTIQPSRHSSLDFDHQEPFSTKEQNLDEEVFVESSSRKHLEWLRAPGTLKHLNGDHQGEMRRNGGGSFLDSTNTSANCVEAGNLEDDNPSASKILRRISAVGSTDSNADDTMSVEDPQPDLLDSRAFMRYYHVFREGELCSLLKENVSELRILSSGNDHGNWCIIAEKKGSCD
- the TRMT9B gene encoding probable tRNA methyltransferase 9B isoform X2, with translation MDHEAAQLEKQHVHNVYESTAPYFSDLQSKAWPRVRQFLQEQKPGSIVADIGCGTGKYLKVNSQVHTVGCDYCGPLVEIARERGCEAMVCDNLNLPFRDEGFDAVISIGVIHHFSTKQRRIRAIKEMARVLVPGGQLMIYVWAMEQKNRRFEKQDVLVPWNRALCSQLFSESSQSGRKRQCGHSERSHPYHPPCSECSCSVCFKEQWGSKRSHSVDYEPAMARTCFANISKEGEEEYGFYNTLGKSFRSWFFSRSLDESTLRKQIERVRPLKNTEGWTNSTVTIQPSRHSSLDFDHQEPFSTKEQNLDEEVFVESSSRKHLEWLRAPGTLKHLNGDHQGEMRRNGGGSFLDSTNTSANCVEAGNLEDDNPSASKILRRISAVGSTDSNADDTMSVEDPQPDLLDSRAFMRYYHVFREGELCSLLKENVSELRILSSGNDHGNWCIIAEKKGSCD